One genomic segment of Deltaproteobacteria bacterium includes these proteins:
- a CDS encoding RimK family protein, giving the protein MKTVIIVNKKSDIDFDDAQVDILEADEYLVNANHLRHSVRVFNLCRDLSYCKKGYYVSLIAEARGHRPLPNVLTMMDLQLQSVTRFIAENFELQLEKLFSSISSNTFELSIYFGQNLAQKYNQLSRQIFSQFKAPLMRAFFIKKGGFWSIQRVKVLSLKDVPENHKEFLYSAMRNYFAKSNSISKRRKLTRYDLAILLNPEEKHPPSDRGAIKKFISAAQDCRIAAEIITPKDLPLLPQFDALFIRETTSVTDHTFQFARLSEEDGLICIDDTTSILRCCNKIYLNYSLQKRCIPIPATQIIAKGTDLSSLKLPFPIVVKKPDSAFSLGVKKAEDKDELQDICKEYFKHTDLIICQEFMPTTFDWRIGIIDGEPIYACKYYMARDHWQIINQSKTKMDSGDVDVSSIGDAPKEAIKLAIEASRCIGNSLYGIDIKEKNGKFYIIEVNDNPSIEKGYEDKIAQDYLYRRIMETFYKRLEMR; this is encoded by the coding sequence ATGAAGACCGTCATAATAGTCAACAAAAAATCAGATATCGATTTCGATGACGCCCAAGTGGACATTCTCGAAGCCGATGAATATCTCGTTAACGCAAACCACTTGCGGCATTCGGTTCGCGTATTTAATCTTTGTCGCGACTTGTCGTATTGCAAAAAAGGTTACTATGTATCCTTAATCGCTGAGGCAAGAGGGCATCGCCCTTTACCTAACGTGCTAACGATGATGGATCTGCAACTCCAGTCCGTCACCCGCTTTATAGCTGAAAACTTTGAACTGCAACTAGAAAAACTCTTCTCGTCCATAAGCAGTAACACATTTGAGCTTAGCATCTATTTTGGGCAGAACCTCGCTCAGAAGTACAACCAACTTAGCAGACAAATTTTTTCGCAATTTAAAGCCCCTTTAATGCGGGCCTTCTTTATCAAAAAGGGTGGTTTTTGGAGCATTCAGCGCGTTAAAGTCCTTTCGCTAAAGGACGTTCCAGAGAATCACAAAGAATTCTTATATTCTGCAATGCGCAATTACTTTGCCAAGAGCAATTCCATTTCCAAACGTCGAAAACTTACGCGCTATGATTTAGCAATTTTGCTGAACCCAGAAGAAAAACATCCTCCGTCGGATCGCGGTGCAATAAAGAAATTTATTTCTGCTGCACAAGATTGTCGCATAGCAGCAGAAATCATTACCCCAAAAGATTTGCCACTATTGCCACAATTCGATGCACTTTTTATTCGAGAAACTACAAGTGTTACCGATCACACGTTTCAGTTCGCACGCCTTTCGGAAGAAGATGGCTTAATATGCATCGACGATACCACTTCTATTCTGAGATGCTGCAATAAGATTTATCTAAACTATTCACTGCAAAAGCGCTGCATTCCAATTCCAGCAACTCAAATCATTGCCAAGGGAACCGATCTATCTTCGTTGAAACTACCCTTCCCCATAGTAGTAAAAAAGCCAGACAGCGCATTTTCTCTGGGAGTAAAAAAAGCCGAAGACAAGGATGAACTACAAGATATTTGCAAGGAATATTTCAAGCATACTGACCTAATTATTTGCCAAGAGTTCATGCCCACAACTTTTGACTGGCGCATTGGCATAATAGATGGCGAACCCATTTATGCATGTAAATACTACATGGCAAGAGACCACTGGCAAATAATTAACCAGTCTAAAACAAAAATGGATTCTGGCGATGTCGATGTATCCTCCATTGGAGACGCACCTAAGGAGGCTATAAAACTTGCCATAGAAGCCTCGCGATGCATAGGAAACAGTTTATATGGCATAGATATTAAAGAAAAAAATGGGAAATTTTATATTATTGAAGTAAATGACAATCCAAGTATCGAAAAAGGGTATGAAGACAAGATTGCCCAGGACTACCTATATCGCCGCATCATGGAAACCTTCTACAAACGCCTGGAAATGAGGTAG
- a CDS encoding glutamate--cysteine ligase, translating to MGAYKLLEVFGIELEYMIADKLSLDVMPIADKLFMAASGSFLDTVERGIIDWSNELALHVVELKNPLPSKNVLDLCSAFSDEINTIDSYLDKFGAILLPSGVHPWMNPERETKLWPHDGGEIYRTYDRLFGCKRHGWANLQSMHVNLPFGNESEFEQLHSAIRCILPLIPALSSSSPIIDGQVSGIHSNRLQHYLKNQKKIPSIMGLAIPERISTKQEYGDKILQPMYADIGEIDASGLLKNEWLNSRGAIARFDRNCIEIRLFDVQEAPFIDLAIAEFWITTLRHIILGKFCDFNRVRSLETMRLREVLDATIRDGEMAQISYGELLNIFGLNNPCTAFQLLETILEKVSCCNENVLSVITYILRHGTLSTRILRRYRESGNLVKTFLPLSECLRNGQFYEAY from the coding sequence ATGGGAGCTTACAAACTTCTTGAAGTTTTCGGCATTGAGTTAGAGTACATGATAGCAGACAAGCTATCATTAGATGTTATGCCAATTGCCGACAAACTATTTATGGCAGCATCTGGCTCATTCCTCGACACCGTAGAGAGAGGAATAATTGATTGGTCAAACGAGCTAGCTTTGCACGTAGTCGAACTTAAAAATCCCCTGCCATCTAAAAATGTCTTGGATCTCTGCTCTGCGTTTAGTGATGAAATTAATACTATCGATTCATACCTCGACAAATTTGGCGCAATCTTGTTGCCGTCTGGAGTTCACCCTTGGATGAATCCGGAAAGAGAAACTAAGTTGTGGCCACACGACGGTGGAGAGATTTATCGCACCTACGATAGACTCTTTGGATGCAAACGCCATGGGTGGGCAAATCTCCAGAGCATGCACGTGAATTTACCCTTTGGCAATGAGAGCGAATTTGAACAATTGCACTCTGCCATTCGCTGCATATTGCCCCTCATTCCGGCTCTTTCGTCTAGTTCTCCCATTATAGATGGCCAAGTAAGTGGGATTCACAGTAACCGCTTGCAACACTACCTAAAAAATCAAAAAAAGATTCCATCGATTATGGGCCTTGCGATACCGGAACGCATATCTACTAAGCAGGAGTACGGCGACAAAATTCTTCAGCCGATGTATGCTGACATTGGGGAAATAGACGCTTCGGGCTTACTAAAAAACGAGTGGCTAAACTCGCGAGGGGCAATAGCTAGGTTTGACCGAAATTGCATTGAAATTCGCCTTTTCGATGTGCAGGAAGCGCCGTTTATAGATTTAGCTATAGCGGAATTTTGGATAACCACCTTAAGACACATAATACTCGGCAAATTTTGCGACTTCAATAGAGTGCGCAGCTTAGAGACGATGCGACTACGAGAAGTATTGGATGCCACTATTAGAGACGGCGAAATGGCACAAATAAGCTATGGCGAATTATTAAATATATTTGGCCTAAATAATCCCTGTACCGCTTTTCAATTATTAGAAACTATTCTCGAAAAGGTCTCTTGCTGTAATGAAAATGTTTTATCTGTAATCACATACATATTGAGGC